A genome region from Ralstonia solanacearum K60 includes the following:
- a CDS encoding discoidin domain-containing protein — translation MYPFESRRPLAGRPLARAIAATFLLTALGIGIPASASVQLDPGTASLETRLREARVFEEPLIATGPSSAEEQQALWQAVQQYRDAGNAEAFAPLQAFLAQHPNSAWGLALRTNLGLTYYRLGYFSRAMEAWEGAWRDAQAQTQPETKRLADRALGELVRMHARIGHADRVTELLKESQARPLQGPATEAIAGAREGLWLMRNEPGVAYLCGPMAIKNILEFQGADRSRIARISAVRSSPHGVTLDTVGKLAQQVKLPYTIARRSPGTPIPLPAVVHWKINHYAAIVAEENGQYHLKDPTFGRDLWISKAALEAETSNYFLIPNQAVKQPGWKTVAQAEAKKVFGMGATTAVDDTRLTPNDPKACDCKNEDNANGGGAPDAGVGGGLDGIPSMGMPTYNVHAMLVSLNVVDTPVGYRPPKGPAVNFTLTYNQRDAYQPANFAYFNFGPKWTSNWLSYVQDNPVSPGSSVMRYVAGGGAVVQNGYNTSTGTFTADPADASMLVQTSVTSYERRLSDGSKEVYAQPDGATYAPRRVFLTQIVDRRGNAVTLSYDAQMRLTAVTDALGKRTTLGYGNASNPLLVTQITDPFGRTAQIGYDASGRLSDITDAIGMKSSFSYDAGTFINAMTTPYGTTQFAYGESGMQRWINITDPLGQTERVEYAHPTPGMSYSDPQAPAGMNVFNEWMQYRNTFYWNAKAYAESAGDYTKARLTHWFHSKDNDHMTAGAIESTREPQESRVWYKYANQPWAGAIGPTEQPTLIGRLRDDGTTEVVQLTYNAQGNVTTKIDAAGQQISYDYASNGVDVVRVYGLGINPIAEYTYDDQHNPLTYRDAAGKVTTYTYNAAGQKTSETNALGQTARWEYDNDGFLQRVVNASGKTDVSFTYDAVGRVASRTDAEGYTLRYQYDALNRLTQIQYPDNTTRVQAWDKLDLASVTDQMGRVTRYAYNGVRNRIQVTDPLGRTTQSDYYPNGKLKTETDAKGTVTALTYTPSGRLATRTVTAAGGAAQTTFYSYDGIGQLTQVTQPDGSTATYKHDGARRLTAATDAQGNSVQYTLDQRGNHTQDQLKDPSGNPTRQVDRVFDAMNRPVQVTQQGALPTSAGTEALVKVVPVGVTASSTYSDNAPARAIDGVSSNAWIASGYASQWIEVDLGAAVPLKKVRMLVSQNPAGQTTHVVTGGMSPAPTGVLQTVSRNTVDGQWLEVSLDTAVSVRYIRITTTGSPSWVSWHELEFYRPAVLPALTRIVPAGVSASGTYGSNAPGQAIDGNNDTPWTATSAPQWIEVDLGAVVPLKKIRLLTSQNPAGQTTHVIKGDTVPAPGRELKVLSGNTADKQWLESSWEGAPVNVRYVRIQTMSSPSWVSWHELEFYR, via the coding sequence ATGTACCCATTTGAATCCAGACGACCCCTGGCGGGCCGGCCGCTGGCACGCGCCATTGCAGCCACATTTCTGTTGACCGCTCTGGGAATCGGCATCCCGGCATCGGCTTCTGTCCAGCTGGATCCCGGCACGGCCTCATTGGAAACCCGGCTGCGCGAAGCACGCGTGTTCGAGGAACCCCTGATTGCCACCGGCCCGAGCAGCGCCGAAGAGCAGCAAGCCCTGTGGCAAGCCGTGCAGCAATACCGCGACGCCGGCAACGCCGAAGCGTTCGCGCCGTTGCAGGCGTTCTTGGCGCAGCATCCCAACAGCGCATGGGGTCTCGCTCTGCGCACCAATCTTGGCCTGACCTATTACCGGTTGGGCTATTTCTCCCGCGCGATGGAGGCGTGGGAGGGCGCGTGGCGGGATGCCCAGGCTCAGACGCAGCCGGAGACCAAGCGCCTGGCCGACCGCGCGCTGGGCGAGCTGGTGCGCATGCATGCCCGCATCGGCCACGCCGATCGCGTGACCGAGCTGTTGAAGGAATCTCAGGCCCGTCCGCTGCAAGGCCCGGCCACCGAAGCCATCGCGGGCGCGCGTGAAGGCCTCTGGCTGATGCGCAACGAACCGGGTGTCGCCTATCTGTGCGGCCCGATGGCAATCAAGAACATCCTGGAGTTCCAGGGGGCGGATCGCTCCCGCATCGCCAGGATCAGCGCGGTCCGCTCCAGCCCGCACGGCGTCACGCTCGATACGGTGGGCAAACTCGCCCAGCAGGTGAAGCTGCCGTACACCATCGCCCGCCGCAGCCCCGGGACGCCGATTCCGCTGCCGGCAGTGGTGCACTGGAAGATCAACCACTACGCGGCCATCGTTGCGGAAGAGAACGGGCAATACCACCTCAAGGATCCGACCTTCGGCCGCGACCTGTGGATCAGCAAGGCGGCGCTGGAAGCCGAGACCAGCAACTACTTCCTGATCCCCAATCAGGCCGTCAAGCAGCCGGGCTGGAAGACGGTCGCACAAGCCGAAGCCAAAAAGGTATTCGGCATGGGCGCGACCACCGCGGTCGACGACACGCGCCTGACGCCGAACGACCCGAAGGCGTGCGATTGCAAGAACGAAGACAACGCAAACGGTGGCGGGGCACCTGACGCCGGCGTTGGTGGCGGGCTGGATGGCATCCCCAGCATGGGCATGCCGACCTACAACGTGCACGCGATGCTGGTCAGCCTGAACGTGGTCGACACGCCGGTCGGCTATCGCCCGCCCAAGGGGCCGGCGGTCAACTTCACGCTGACCTACAACCAGCGGGATGCGTATCAGCCGGCCAACTTCGCGTACTTCAACTTCGGCCCGAAGTGGACATCGAACTGGCTGAGCTACGTGCAGGACAACCCGGTCAGCCCAGGCAGCAGCGTCATGCGCTACGTGGCGGGCGGCGGGGCGGTGGTCCAGAACGGATACAACACCAGTACGGGCACTTTCACCGCGGATCCCGCCGATGCGTCGATGCTGGTGCAGACCTCGGTCACGAGCTACGAACGTCGCCTGAGTGACGGCAGCAAGGAGGTGTATGCGCAGCCCGACGGGGCGACGTATGCGCCGCGCCGGGTGTTCCTGACCCAGATCGTGGATCGTCGTGGCAACGCGGTGACGCTGAGCTATGACGCTCAAATGCGCCTGACCGCGGTCACGGATGCGCTGGGCAAGCGCACCACGCTCGGTTACGGCAACGCGAGCAATCCGCTGCTGGTCACGCAGATCACCGATCCGTTCGGGCGGACCGCGCAGATCGGCTACGACGCGAGCGGCCGGCTGAGCGACATCACCGACGCCATCGGCATGAAGTCGAGCTTCAGCTACGACGCGGGCACGTTCATCAACGCCATGACGACGCCGTACGGTACGACCCAGTTCGCCTATGGCGAGAGCGGGATGCAGCGCTGGATTAACATCACCGATCCGCTGGGGCAGACCGAGCGCGTCGAATACGCCCACCCCACGCCGGGGATGTCGTATTCGGACCCGCAAGCGCCTGCCGGGATGAACGTGTTCAACGAATGGATGCAGTATCGCAACACGTTCTATTGGAACGCCAAGGCCTACGCGGAGAGCGCGGGCGACTATACGAAAGCGCGTCTCACCCATTGGTTCCACTCCAAAGACAACGACCATATGACGGCTGGTGCGATCGAGAGCACCAGGGAGCCGCAGGAGAGCCGTGTCTGGTACAAGTACGCCAACCAGCCATGGGCGGGCGCGATCGGCCCAACGGAGCAGCCAACCCTGATCGGTCGCCTGCGCGATGACGGTACGACCGAAGTTGTTCAACTGACGTATAACGCGCAGGGGAACGTCACCACCAAGATCGATGCGGCAGGCCAGCAGATCTCGTATGACTATGCGAGCAATGGCGTCGATGTCGTGCGGGTCTATGGGCTGGGCATCAACCCGATCGCCGAGTACACCTACGACGACCAGCACAACCCGCTGACGTACCGCGATGCCGCCGGCAAGGTGACGACTTACACCTACAACGCCGCCGGCCAGAAGACCAGCGAAACCAACGCGCTGGGGCAGACCGCCCGCTGGGAATACGACAACGACGGCTTCCTGCAGCGCGTGGTCAATGCCAGCGGCAAGACCGATGTCAGCTTCACCTACGATGCGGTGGGTCGGGTTGCCAGCCGGACCGATGCCGAAGGCTATACGCTCAGGTATCAGTACGATGCGCTCAATCGCCTGACGCAGATCCAGTACCCCGACAACACGACGCGCGTGCAGGCCTGGGACAAGCTCGATCTGGCGAGCGTGACCGATCAGATGGGCCGTGTCACGCGCTATGCCTACAACGGCGTGCGCAACCGGATCCAGGTCACGGATCCGCTCGGTCGCACCACGCAGTCCGACTACTACCCGAACGGCAAGCTCAAAACCGAAACCGATGCCAAGGGCACGGTGACGGCCTTGACCTATACGCCGAGCGGACGCCTGGCGACGCGGACGGTGACGGCCGCGGGCGGCGCAGCGCAGACGACGTTCTACAGCTACGACGGCATCGGTCAATTGACGCAGGTGACGCAGCCCGACGGGAGCACGGCCACGTACAAGCACGATGGCGCGCGTCGATTGACGGCAGCCACCGATGCCCAGGGCAACAGCGTCCAATACACGCTGGACCAGCGGGGCAACCACACCCAGGACCAGCTCAAGGATCCAAGCGGCAACCCGACACGGCAGGTCGATCGCGTGTTCGATGCGATGAATCGGCCGGTCCAGGTCACGCAGCAGGGCGCATTGCCGACAAGCGCCGGGACCGAAGCGCTGGTCAAGGTTGTACCGGTGGGGGTCACGGCCTCCAGCACGTACAGCGACAATGCACCGGCACGGGCGATCGATGGTGTTTCCAGCAACGCCTGGATTGCCTCTGGTTACGCTTCACAGTGGATCGAGGTGGACCTGGGTGCAGCGGTGCCGCTCAAGAAAGTGCGGATGCTGGTTTCCCAGAATCCCGCCGGCCAGACCACGCATGTTGTGACGGGTGGCATGAGCCCTGCGCCGACGGGTGTGCTCCAGACCGTGTCGCGCAATACGGTGGATGGCCAATGGCTGGAGGTGTCGTTGGACACGGCGGTCAGCGTGCGCTACATCCGGATCACCACCACGGGGAGCCCGTCGTGGGTGTCGTGGCATGAGCTGGAGTTCTATCGGCCGGCCGTGCTGCCGGCGCTGACGAGGATCGTCCCGGCGGGCGTCAGCGCATCGGGCA